In Fluviispira sanaruensis, a genomic segment contains:
- a CDS encoding alpha/beta fold hydrolase, which produces MTEINLFLKEKELENAPENIESNILRYKEKILPFYKSTGSTNQFLGMNDVPISCRIFTNPNATAKILLCTGYNESYLKYAELIMNLFELGYSIFCFDHRGQGFSGRFIGQDKRGYVDKFTNYVDDLSFYFENIVNSQQVQLPTFILAHSMGGAIATLAVCGKKINPFGVILSSPMHGIALSPYPFLEYPIYLIAKMFCNFGKEKEYVFGQTDCIPFRPFEGNDVTNSKFRYQVWRNHIAEIEDMQLGGPTFGWMREAIKASRQARFMGYDNNIPFLLLQAENDSVVVNAAHDIFIHNCANSEKYILENAQHEILMEVNFIREKAIEQIRKFIYKKIESRKT; this is translated from the coding sequence GTGACAGAAATTAATTTATTTCTAAAAGAAAAAGAATTAGAAAATGCTCCTGAAAATATTGAAAGTAATATTTTACGGTACAAAGAAAAAATTTTACCTTTTTATAAATCTACAGGATCTACGAATCAGTTTTTAGGCATGAATGATGTTCCTATTTCTTGTCGAATATTTACGAATCCAAATGCAACAGCTAAAATTCTGCTTTGCACAGGTTATAACGAATCTTATCTTAAATACGCAGAACTCATTATGAATTTATTCGAACTGGGTTACTCGATTTTTTGTTTCGATCACCGGGGACAAGGATTTTCTGGTAGATTTATAGGTCAAGATAAAAGAGGATATGTAGATAAATTTACAAATTATGTAGATGATTTATCCTTTTATTTTGAAAATATTGTCAATAGCCAGCAAGTGCAATTACCCACTTTTATTCTTGCCCATTCCATGGGAGGAGCGATTGCTACTTTAGCTGTCTGCGGGAAAAAAATTAATCCCTTTGGCGTTATTCTTTCTTCACCTATGCATGGTATTGCTCTTTCACCTTATCCCTTTTTAGAATACCCGATCTATCTAATTGCAAAAATGTTTTGCAATTTTGGTAAAGAAAAAGAATATGTTTTTGGCCAAACAGATTGTATCCCTTTCAGACCATTTGAAGGAAATGATGTCACAAATTCAAAATTTAGATATCAAGTTTGGCGTAATCATATTGCAGAAATCGAAGATATGCAGCTGGGTGGACCTACATTTGGATGGATGCGTGAAGCCATTAAAGCTTCTCGCCAAGCACGATTTATGGGCTATGATAACAATATTCCATTTTTACTTTTGCAAGCAGAAAATGATTCGGTTGTAGTAAATGCGGCCCATGATATTTTTATCCATAACTGTGCGAACAGTGAAAAGTATATACTTGAAAATGCACAACACGAGATTTTGATGGAAGTCAATTTTATTCGCGAAAAAGCCATAGAACAGATCCGTAAATTTATTTATAAAAAAATTGAAAGTCGAAAAACTTAG
- a CDS encoding NADH-quinone oxidoreductase subunit B gives MKHHNYGNEFYITTKQQELVAWARSNSMWPYPFGTACCGIELMSVMGPKYDLARFGAEVVRFSPKQADLLIVAGTITEKMAPVIKRIYDQMPEPKWVISMGACASSGGFYRAYHVVQGVDKLIPVDVYVPGCPPTPEAVIDGVMQLQSKIKETAKQKATKEKD, from the coding sequence ATGAAACACCACAATTATGGAAATGAATTTTACATCACAACAAAACAACAAGAATTAGTTGCATGGGCACGCAGTAATTCTATGTGGCCATACCCATTTGGCACGGCTTGCTGTGGAATTGAACTTATGTCCGTTATGGGACCAAAGTATGATTTAGCACGATTTGGTGCTGAAGTTGTTCGCTTTTCTCCTAAGCAAGCTGATCTCTTAATCGTTGCAGGAACGATCACAGAAAAAATGGCGCCAGTGATCAAACGCATTTATGATCAAATGCCTGAACCAAAATGGGTTATCTCCATGGGCGCCTGTGCTTCTTCAGGTGGATTCTACCGCGCATACCACGTTGTTCAGGGTGTCGATAAATTAATTCCCGTAGATGTTTATGTTCCAGGCTGTCCTCCAACACCTGAAGCAGTTATTGATGGAGTGATGCAACTTCAAAGCAAAATTAAAGAAACTGCTAAACAAAAAGCAACGAAGGAAAAAGACTAA
- a CDS encoding NAD(+)/NADH kinase, protein MHNEVDVYIVQKQTTWERYTQRPLNVDFFDYLERDGQTHQPLRFAHEEHIKSRKLLIDSLEKYQLSYKIYNLDEVAQNNICFFNEKCDQSGLRPQKKLVISLGGDGTLLHASHHVGADIKLLGINSCPEHSVGHLCPIIPKYIEKAIECFVKNDYKTKAIRRLKLETSHRQNLPLALNDILLCNRHPAATSRYQVSVCSENGLKEIESEKQLSSGLWVASAAGSTAAISAYGFKKSEITAKDIHVAVREPYNPRHEVLKMKKFSLNGDKNSLSFFSRMRQGLVCVDGPDFCTHLGFGDSVHISLPEECELQLILDFLGKVPTFSFDK, encoded by the coding sequence TTGCATAATGAAGTTGATGTCTATATTGTTCAAAAGCAGACGACATGGGAACGATACACTCAACGCCCTTTAAATGTTGATTTTTTTGATTATCTTGAACGTGACGGCCAAACCCATCAACCTCTGCGCTTTGCGCATGAAGAGCATATAAAAAGCAGAAAGCTCTTAATTGACAGTCTTGAGAAATACCAATTATCTTATAAAATATATAATTTAGATGAAGTTGCGCAAAATAATATCTGTTTCTTTAATGAAAAATGTGATCAGTCTGGTCTCCGCCCTCAGAAAAAACTTGTGATTTCCCTCGGTGGGGACGGAACACTTTTGCACGCAAGTCACCACGTTGGAGCAGATATTAAGTTGCTTGGAATCAACTCTTGTCCAGAACATTCTGTAGGGCATTTATGCCCTATTATTCCTAAATATATAGAAAAAGCAATCGAATGCTTTGTTAAAAATGATTATAAAACAAAAGCAATTCGCAGATTAAAATTAGAAACTTCTCACCGGCAAAATCTTCCTTTAGCCTTAAATGATATTCTACTTTGTAATAGACATCCTGCGGCAACGAGCCGGTACCAAGTTTCAGTCTGTTCTGAAAATGGCTTAAAGGAAATTGAGTCTGAAAAGCAACTTTCAAGCGGTTTGTGGGTCGCTTCAGCGGCTGGCAGCACGGCAGCGATTTCGGCATATGGATTCAAAAAATCTGAAATAACTGCAAAAGATATTCATGTCGCAGTAAGAGAGCCTTACAATCCAAGGCATGAAGTTTTAAAAATGAAAAAATTTTCGTTAAATGGAGATAAAAATTCTCTCTCATTTTTTTCGAGAATGCGACAAGGCTTGGTCTGCGTCGATGGTCCGGATTTTTGCACTCATCTTGGCTTTGGTGATTCCGTGCACATCAGTTTACCTGAAGAGTGCGAATTACAGCTTATCCTTGATTTTTTAGGCAAAGTTCCGACCTTTTCATTTGATAAGTAA
- the mrdA gene encoding penicillin-binding protein 2: protein MSENRSKQESVSDPKRRNIIVTCFLGITAAISARLWYLQIIKGSDFSIASERNRVREITRPAPRGLVYDRQSRILLSNRLFFDLIIIPQYLQNKTKTLSIVADLFHIPVSQIERKLVESQANPRFVPVRIKRNLSLHEVATLESNKFFLPGVDVDSAPRRDYLGNESAHLFGYLGEVTSKELDILNSQISNYQYRVGSIIGKAGIERKYERYLRGGEGREALLVDALGRLQADSSMDIALNLSRAAQRGNDVYLTIDSELQAVASDAFRNKNGSVCAIDPRNGEILVYLSNPNYKLSMYQDGLTIEDWQTLRANPFKPLLDKVTGGAYPPGSTFKIIVAIAALEEGIITGERKFNCPGYFVLGNGRWKCWKHTGHGAVNLENALKLSCDVFFYNIGNLLGIDRISKWGRLFGLGERTGLDLNMELPGISPSTEWKLRTKGLPWLSGDTINASIGQGFNLCTPIQILNAFAAMGNGGKLFKPHFLKKIVDNQGKIIFEERQTLIREIKLNPANIALIKKGLFDVVQSPEGTAKKARVPGFTVSGKTGTAQTSALKFTKGVNQDDVAFRALDHAWFASYSPSDIPEIAVVVFSEYDGGGGGANAAPIAQQIIEAFWRKKFPEKFAGTSKAAMSSPMTHGVGEDAPPEQDIDVHEEGNEAEPVNLPDELR from the coding sequence ATGAGTGAGAATCGATCAAAACAAGAGTCGGTTTCGGATCCAAAGAGAAGGAATATCATTGTCACTTGTTTTTTAGGAATCACTGCAGCGATCAGTGCTCGTCTTTGGTATTTACAGATTATCAAAGGATCCGATTTTTCCATAGCGTCCGAAAGAAATCGCGTGCGTGAAATCACGCGACCTGCTCCACGTGGACTTGTTTATGATCGACAAAGTCGTATTTTATTATCTAATCGTTTATTTTTTGATCTTATTATTATTCCACAATATTTGCAGAATAAAACAAAAACTTTATCTATTGTTGCGGATCTTTTTCATATTCCAGTCAGTCAAATTGAACGCAAACTCGTGGAGTCGCAGGCAAACCCAAGATTCGTTCCCGTGCGAATAAAACGCAATTTGTCTTTGCATGAAGTAGCTACTCTTGAATCCAATAAATTCTTTTTACCTGGTGTGGATGTAGATTCTGCACCTCGGAGAGATTATTTGGGCAACGAATCTGCCCATTTATTTGGATACTTAGGCGAAGTAACCTCAAAAGAATTGGATATTTTAAATTCACAGATTTCAAATTATCAATACCGCGTGGGTTCGATTATTGGCAAAGCAGGGATTGAACGCAAATATGAAAGATATCTGCGAGGAGGAGAGGGACGTGAAGCTTTGCTCGTCGATGCGCTTGGGCGTTTACAAGCAGACTCCTCTATGGATATTGCATTAAATTTAAGTCGAGCTGCGCAAAGAGGAAATGATGTTTATTTAACGATTGATTCAGAATTACAAGCAGTGGCGAGTGATGCTTTTAGAAATAAAAATGGTTCTGTTTGTGCAATCGATCCTAGAAATGGTGAGATTCTTGTTTATTTATCAAATCCTAATTATAAACTTTCTATGTATCAAGATGGTTTGACGATTGAAGATTGGCAAACCCTGCGCGCCAATCCATTTAAACCTCTCCTCGATAAAGTAACAGGAGGCGCTTACCCTCCTGGATCGACATTTAAAATCATAGTTGCCATTGCAGCACTTGAAGAAGGCATTATCACTGGTGAGCGGAAATTCAATTGCCCCGGATATTTTGTTTTAGGCAATGGCAGATGGAAGTGCTGGAAGCATACGGGTCATGGAGCTGTTAACTTAGAAAATGCATTAAAATTAAGTTGTGACGTATTTTTTTACAATATTGGCAATCTTTTAGGGATTGATCGTATTTCAAAATGGGGAAGATTATTTGGCTTGGGCGAGAGAACTGGGCTTGATTTAAATATGGAATTACCTGGAATTTCGCCGTCAACAGAATGGAAATTGCGCACAAAAGGTTTGCCATGGTTGAGTGGGGATACCATCAATGCTTCGATTGGCCAAGGATTTAACCTTTGTACACCCATTCAAATATTGAATGCCTTTGCTGCTATGGGCAATGGTGGGAAATTATTTAAACCGCATTTTTTAAAAAAGATTGTCGACAATCAAGGGAAAATTATTTTTGAAGAACGCCAAACTCTAATCCGAGAAATTAAGCTAAATCCTGCAAATATCGCACTGATTAAAAAAGGACTTTTTGATGTTGTGCAATCACCCGAAGGCACCGCAAAAAAAGCAAGAGTTCCTGGTTTTACTGTATCTGGAAAGACAGGTACAGCTCAGACATCGGCATTAAAATTCACTAAGGGAGTGAATCAAGATGATGTGGCCTTCCGTGCGCTTGACCACGCGTGGTTTGCTTCTTATAGCCCCAGTGATATTCCCGAAATTGCTGTGGTTGTTTTTAGCGAATATGATGGGGGAGGAGGCGGTGCCAATGCTGCACCTATCGCTCAACAAATCATCGAAGCTTTTTGGCGGAAAAAATTTCCTGAAAAATTTGCAGGCACAAGTAAAGCAGCAATGTCATCACCGATGACACACGGTGTAGGTGAAGATGCTCCACCAGAACAAGACATTGATGTGCATGAAGAAGGTAACGAAGCAGAACCTGTAAATCTTCCTGACGAATTGAGGTAA
- a CDS encoding peptidylprolyl isomerase: protein MRLNTKIFSSVSTKSLMLGIVIVSACAAFVFTGFGSLNPGNLSGLDPNTVAQIGSEKIDVQRFSAAMRSQNISSTTPPEQRKAIAQQILNQMIQEKILIEQAKRIGWSVDQSEIASILKSSPYFQDPQTQQFDIKLLKGYINQNGMSENEFYAYLQQQIAMQKMQNLLFMPIVLPEKILEVENQIKNEEFKIQYAIIKPSDAFLKNKISAQAHKYIEDKEHLQNIMTLFENSKNQYQQKAQVKSLSILVSYKTAQRAQGEALNRSKEEALALAKQIENKLNSGADFTKLALEKNDDLTAKSNNGDIGFVDDTRIDDLSMKALLTLTSAKPLSQVIDTPFGYRIFKYIDSKPAVVKKFDDVKYQLAEQFVSQQVQSSIDDEMQKNISEIIAAKNISNLNKVLAENNISWQYLNKPFKISESYIPELGMTDELAANIFTLKNPGDTLPKIINFGSKKAIIKLVSKTSAPSLTPELAQTLKNQILSTTTQEFLKSVQQSLNKKYEKDGSIKINTALIN from the coding sequence GTGCGTCTGAATACTAAAATTTTTTCATCGGTAAGCACCAAGTCACTCATGTTAGGCATTGTTATTGTATCTGCTTGTGCTGCCTTCGTTTTCACAGGTTTTGGCAGTTTAAACCCTGGCAATTTATCAGGCCTCGATCCAAATACAGTTGCCCAAATTGGATCCGAAAAAATTGACGTGCAAAGATTTTCAGCGGCTATGCGGTCACAGAATATATCGAGCACAACTCCGCCTGAGCAGCGCAAAGCCATTGCACAACAAATACTCAATCAAATGATTCAAGAAAAAATTCTGATTGAGCAGGCAAAAAGAATTGGATGGTCCGTAGATCAATCTGAAATCGCCTCTATTCTCAAAAGTTCTCCATATTTTCAAGATCCACAAACACAACAATTTGATATAAAATTGTTAAAAGGTTATATTAACCAAAATGGTATGAGCGAAAATGAATTTTATGCCTATTTGCAACAGCAAATTGCAATGCAAAAAATGCAAAATCTTTTATTTATGCCGATTGTTCTACCTGAGAAAATCTTAGAAGTAGAAAATCAAATAAAAAATGAAGAATTCAAAATTCAATATGCAATCATTAAACCTTCAGATGCATTTTTAAAGAATAAAATTTCTGCACAAGCGCACAAATATATTGAAGACAAAGAACATTTGCAAAATATAATGACACTTTTTGAAAACTCAAAAAATCAGTACCAACAAAAAGCACAAGTTAAATCTTTGTCTATTTTAGTTTCCTATAAAACAGCGCAACGCGCACAAGGAGAAGCTCTCAATCGAAGCAAAGAAGAAGCTTTAGCTCTTGCAAAACAAATAGAAAATAAATTAAATTCAGGAGCAGATTTTACTAAACTTGCACTTGAAAAAAATGACGATCTCACTGCAAAAAGTAACAACGGTGATATCGGATTTGTTGATGACACGCGCATAGATGATCTTTCTATGAAAGCATTATTAACTTTAACTTCTGCAAAACCACTTTCACAAGTTATTGATACCCCATTTGGCTATCGTATCTTTAAATATATTGACTCTAAACCAGCTGTTGTTAAAAAATTTGATGATGTCAAATATCAACTTGCTGAACAATTCGTAAGTCAACAAGTACAAAGTAGCATTGATGACGAAATGCAAAAAAATATCAGTGAAATTATCGCTGCTAAAAATATTTCGAATTTGAATAAAGTCTTAGCCGAGAATAATATTTCATGGCAATATTTAAATAAGCCATTTAAAATTTCAGAATCCTATATTCCTGAACTTGGAATGACGGATGAACTTGCTGCAAATATATTTACTTTAAAAAATCCAGGTGACACTCTCCCCAAAATTATCAATTTTGGCTCTAAAAAAGCAATTATCAAACTGGTGTCAAAAACATCTGCACCCTCTCTGACTCCAGAGCTTGCACAAACATTAAAAAATCAAATACTTTCAACAACGACACAAGAATTTTTAAAGAGCGTCCAACAGTCACTTAATAAAAAATATGAAAAAGATGGTAGCATCAAAATAAACACTGCTTTAATAAATTGA
- a CDS encoding type II secretion system protein, with the protein MILLAFYKYFYNFKITRGYTVVSLILVLSIIGILGAMVVPRVSTLKAKGQQSEARIQLMKIYNSMYAHKIENGFFPDTKGQVLLITEFRGLSNYLRTDDIHYYMKGDNIYILSTSEQFVLAYIRNLANNNLDIQRLNSKKVFCHMLNGVNQGTENCHKAQIFAAQNKIKELKEIKILKLLNED; encoded by the coding sequence ATGATATTATTGGCTTTTTATAAATATTTTTATAATTTTAAAATAACACGTGGATATACAGTCGTCAGTCTCATTTTAGTGCTGTCGATAATCGGAATTTTAGGGGCAATGGTTGTGCCGAGAGTTTCTACTTTGAAGGCAAAAGGGCAACAGTCTGAAGCTCGAATACAACTCATGAAAATATATAACTCAATGTATGCGCATAAAATTGAGAATGGATTTTTCCCTGACACAAAAGGACAAGTTTTGTTAATTACAGAATTTAGAGGATTGAGTAATTATTTACGTACTGATGATATTCATTATTATATGAAAGGTGATAATATATATATATTAAGTACATCAGAACAATTTGTATTAGCTTATATTAGAAATCTAGCAAATAATAATTTAGATATTCAACGTCTCAATTCAAAAAAAGTATTCTGTCATATGCTAAATGGTGTAAATCAGGGGACTGAAAATTGTCATAAAGCGCAGATTTTCGCTGCGCAGAATAAGATTAAAGAGTTAAAAGAAATAAAAATTTTGAAATTATTAAATGAAGATTAA
- the mreC gene encoding rod shape-determining protein MreC: protein MLQFRRYGFWLVAVITLIFTMFFFSTAHTSKKELSILEKFVYTISKPIEVIFLSTSHFIYSSYHSYIDLKNARKEVDDLQRENVELKVKIKTLDDIVLENNRLRKLLNLTERTSVKFVTCEVTGSDPSFVYKNVRINQGTKAGIQHGMGVVGEEGVVGVVMRVGMSYADVLLIIDPNSNLDVIVSRNRRRGVLQGGLANLLQFKYLERGSSILVGDEIVTSGLTGSFPSGILVGRVSNIKIASDGVTQIVEVRPEVAFSDLSEALVLLNPNREVDVIRKVGGVEWMKKLLESNAEKSGG, encoded by the coding sequence ATGCTACAATTTCGCCGTTATGGATTTTGGCTGGTTGCTGTCATCACATTAATTTTTACTATGTTCTTTTTTTCAACTGCTCACACTTCAAAAAAAGAATTGAGTATCTTGGAGAAATTTGTCTATACAATAAGCAAACCTATTGAAGTAATTTTTCTTTCTACCAGTCATTTTATATATTCCTCATATCATTCTTATATTGATTTAAAAAATGCGCGAAAAGAAGTGGATGACTTGCAAAGAGAAAATGTTGAATTAAAAGTAAAAATTAAAACTCTTGATGATATCGTTTTAGAAAACAATCGTTTAAGGAAACTACTGAATTTAACAGAGCGCACCTCAGTCAAATTTGTCACCTGCGAAGTTACGGGCTCAGATCCATCGTTTGTTTATAAAAATGTCAGAATCAATCAAGGAACTAAAGCAGGCATCCAGCACGGGATGGGAGTTGTCGGCGAAGAGGGGGTTGTGGGAGTCGTCATGCGTGTGGGCATGAGTTATGCAGATGTTTTGTTGATCATCGACCCAAATAGCAACTTAGACGTCATAGTCTCACGCAACAGAAGGCGCGGTGTGCTCCAAGGAGGTCTAGCAAATCTTTTACAATTCAAATATCTGGAGCGAGGAAGCAGTATTTTAGTGGGTGATGAAATCGTAACAAGTGGTCTCACAGGCTCATTTCCGAGTGGAATTCTCGTGGGAAGAGTTTCAAATATTAAAATTGCTTCTGATGGTGTGACACAAATTGTGGAAGTTCGTCCTGAAGTAGCTTTTTCCGACCTGTCCGAAGCTTTGGTACTATTGAATCCTAACCGAGAAGTCGATGTCATTCGGAAAGTGGGCGGAGTGGAATGGATGAAGAAACTATTAGAATCGAACGCGGAGAAATCCGGTGGCTAA
- a CDS encoding response regulator transcription factor, with product MKDEKLRILIIEDDKDLNNLLRYTLEASNDFEVKSYFDGDGAFELIQEFLPDLVLLDVMLPNKYGTEILKSVRDNNVTAGTLVILLTARSQEKDKVEGFESGADDYITKPFSPRELLLRVNALLRRSHTLKSNPLNLVNSSQNNSKDEDKTSSQITENNHKIIVAGPIKIYPEEFKVTVGNESVSLTATEYQLLIFLAERVGKLQSREALLQKVWGYEGHVNTRTVDTHIKRLRQKLGSAGSLIETIHGFGYQLIDS from the coding sequence ATGAAGGATGAAAAGTTGCGCATCCTTATTATTGAGGATGACAAAGACCTCAATAATCTTCTTAGATATACTTTAGAAGCATCGAATGATTTTGAAGTTAAATCGTATTTTGATGGGGATGGAGCATTTGAACTCATCCAAGAATTTTTGCCCGATCTTGTTTTGCTTGATGTTATGTTACCTAACAAATACGGAACTGAAATTTTAAAATCCGTTCGAGATAATAACGTAACAGCAGGAACTTTAGTTATTTTACTCACGGCACGCTCTCAAGAGAAAGATAAAGTTGAAGGCTTTGAGTCAGGCGCTGATGATTATATTACTAAACCATTTTCGCCACGAGAATTATTATTAAGAGTTAATGCATTATTAAGACGCTCACATACCTTAAAATCAAATCCTCTCAACCTTGTTAATTCTTCTCAAAATAACTCTAAAGATGAAGATAAGACTTCCAGTCAAATAACAGAAAATAATCATAAAATTATTGTTGCTGGCCCAATTAAAATATACCCCGAGGAATTCAAAGTAACAGTTGGAAATGAGTCAGTTTCTTTAACTGCGACAGAATATCAGCTACTCATATTTCTTGCAGAAAGAGTTGGTAAATTGCAAAGTCGAGAGGCTTTACTTCAGAAAGTTTGGGGTTATGAAGGGCATGTGAATACAAGAACAGTTGACACTCATATCAAACGCTTAAGACAAAAACTAGGTTCTGCAGGCTCATTGATTGAAACTATTCATGGTTTTGGTTACCAATTAATCGATTCTTAA
- the rodA gene encoding rod shape-determining protein RodA, giving the protein MILLSLLRDKFKGMPWGIITTSYAIILIGLYNLYSATNATVNSMRFYDQITFILLGTLAALFWGVFLELKSIERLSLLGYILVCIMLLSVDIFGRSAKGAERWLVIGPIRLQPSEFAKFIIIIMVAQSFNMMKGFAEFSLLSLWRQILLVALPFLLILAQPDLGTASLVLLISGLQIATVKVRGKSILTLLIITISCIILAWNFVLYDYQKQRVLTFINPMLDPRGSGYHSIQSMIAVGSGGLWGQGFGQGTQARLNFLPERHTDFAFSVWAEEHGFVGCILLIFLFSALIIQIFQTADRARDSFSALVSVGVGGFFLFHFIINISMVLGVFPVVGVPLSFFSYGGTHMITALSCIGLVVAVERKRHLSTTSF; this is encoded by the coding sequence ATGATTTTGCTTTCTCTTTTGCGTGATAAATTCAAAGGAATGCCATGGGGAATCATAACAACATCATATGCAATAATTTTAATTGGTTTGTATAATTTATACAGTGCAACCAATGCAACCGTAAATTCTATGCGCTTTTACGATCAAATCACTTTTATTTTACTGGGGACTCTTGCGGCTTTATTTTGGGGTGTCTTTTTAGAATTAAAAAGCATAGAGCGGCTCAGTCTTTTAGGTTATATTCTTGTATGTATAATGCTGCTATCTGTAGATATTTTTGGTCGAAGTGCAAAAGGAGCTGAGCGTTGGCTTGTCATTGGTCCTATTCGTTTACAGCCGAGTGAATTCGCAAAATTTATTATAATTATAATGGTTGCTCAAAGTTTTAATATGATGAAAGGGTTTGCTGAATTTTCTTTGTTAAGTTTATGGCGACAGATTTTATTAGTAGCTTTGCCTTTTTTATTAATTTTAGCGCAACCTGATCTTGGTACAGCAAGCTTAGTATTATTAATTTCTGGGTTACAAATAGCAACCGTTAAAGTACGAGGAAAAAGTATTTTAACGCTATTAATTATAACAATTTCTTGCATTATATTAGCATGGAATTTTGTTCTGTATGATTATCAAAAACAAAGAGTGTTAACTTTTATTAATCCCATGCTCGATCCGCGGGGTTCGGGATATCACTCAATTCAAAGTATGATTGCAGTGGGAAGTGGAGGACTTTGGGGGCAGGGATTTGGGCAAGGGACACAAGCGCGCCTTAATTTTTTGCCGGAGCGACATACGGACTTTGCTTTTTCTGTGTGGGCAGAAGAGCACGGTTTTGTTGGTTGTATCCTACTGATATTTTTATTTTCCGCACTCATTATTCAAATCTTTCAGACAGCAGATCGCGCTCGCGATTCTTTTTCTGCGCTTGTTTCTGTTGGTGTTGGTGGTTTTTTCCTTTTTCATTTTATCATAAATATCAGTATGGTTTTAGGAGTTTTTCCAGTTGTGGGTGTGCCTCTTTCCTTTTTTAGTTATGGAGGGACACATATGATCACAGCATTGAGTTGCATTGGTCTTGTGGTTGCCGTAGAAAGAAAGAGGCATTTATCGACAACTTCATTCTAG